The Miscanthus floridulus cultivar M001 chromosome 7, ASM1932011v1, whole genome shotgun sequence genome includes a region encoding these proteins:
- the LOC136466445 gene encoding SKP1-like protein 1 yields MASEGDNKKMITLRSSDNEEFEVEEAVAMESQTIRHMIEDDCADNGIPLPNVNSKILSKVIEYCNKHVHAAAKPADAADANTAAAGGGEDLKNWDAEFVKVDQATLFDLILAANYLNIKGLLDLTCQTVADMIKGKTPEEIRKTFNIKNDFTQEEEDEIRRENQWAFE; encoded by the exons ATGGCGTCCGAGGGCGACAACAAGAAGATGATCACCCTGAGGAGCTCCGACAACGAGGAGTTCGAGGTGGAGGAGGCGGTGGCGATGGAGTCGCAGACCATCCGCCACATGATCGAGGACGACTGCGCCGACAACGGCATCCCCCTCCCCAACGTCAACTCGAAGATCCTCTCCAAGGTCATCGAGTACTGCAACAAGCACGTCCACGCCGCCGCCAAGCCCGCTGACGCCGCGGACgccaacaccgccgccgccgggggtGGCGAGGACCTCAAGAACTGGGACGCGGAGTTCGTCAAGGTGGACCAGGCTACGCTCTTCGACCTCATCCTG GCTGCCAACTATCTGAACATCAAGGGATTGCTGGACCTGACCTGCCAGACGGTGGCTGACATGATCAAGGGCAAGACTCCGGAGGAGATCCGCAAGACGTTCAACATCAAGAACGACTTCACccaagaggaggaggatgagatccgcaGGGAGAACCAGTGGGCCTTCGAGTGA